GCGAATGCCGTAACTGCCCTCCCAGCGGGACAGCCTCAGAGCCTCGGCGATACCGGTACCGGTACCGGGAGTCTGCGGCCAGGCCGCGAGCTCGGCGAGCGGACGTCCGACGGCCTTCTCCGAGGGATGCCCGAAGATGTGCTCGGCATCCTCGTTCCAGGCGGAGACGGTGTCGGCGCCGTCGATCTGGAGGACGGCGACACGGACCCGGCTGTCGGCGAGGGGGAGCAACTGATCAGGGACGACGGGCCCGGCGGATCGGGTACCGACCGGACGGTCCGGGAGGTCCAGCCGGAACCACACGTGCTTGTGGGTGGCCGTGTACTCGACTCCCCAGCGGGTGGCGAGGGCGGCGCAGAGCATGAGGCCGCGGCCGTTCTCGCGGTCCGGATCGGCGTACGGGCGCTCTCCGGGGTGCTGGAGCGGAAGTTCACGCTCCGGGTACCTGTCGGCGACCTCGACGCGCACGCCGTCCTCGGCACGCAGGCACAGGACCTCGGCCCGGGTGCCGGCGTGGACCACGGCGTTGGTCACGAGTTCGCTGGTGAGCACCACCGCGTCGTCGACGATGTCCGCGAAGCCCCAGCCGTGGAGGGTGTCGCGGACGAACGCGCGGGCAGCGGCGACCGAACGCCCTAGAGGATCGAAACTGGCAGCCGCCCGTGCCGTGATCACAAGACTCCTTCGACGCGGTTGGACATCGGGTGCCAGGTTACTTACCTTCGCGGTTCCCGTGGTGCCGTCGTCCTGGATTCCACTCGCAGGGTACGGCCGGTGTGCGATGGTGCCGAAGTGTTATGGCCTGGTTCGGACAGGGTGAAACACTGGGCAGGCTTGAACAGCCGGGTTGTGGATAGAAGAGCCGGGTTGTGGTTGTTCGGAAATCCGGTGGAACAGTGGTCGACCCTTTCGGGAGGGACACGGTGGAGTCTGGCGCAGCGGTGCGGCGTACGGGAACGCGCCCCAAGGGGGGACGCTCTCGACGCAGCGGTACGACGGAAGTCGATACCGCCGCTCTGAACAGGCTGCTCACGGCCCTGGTGTCGATGCGGGACGGGAACTTCCGCAAGCGGCTGACGGTGTCCGGCGAGGGCGTGATGGCGGAGATCGCCGCCGTCTACAACGAGGTCGCCGACCGGAATCTGCATCTGACCGGGGAGCTGTCCCGGGTCCGGCGGATGGTGGGCCGCGAGGGGAAGCTCGGCGAACGGCTGGAAACAGGCGCTTGCGAGGGCTCCTGGGCGTCCGCGATCGACGCCTCGAACCAGTTGGTCGACGACCTGGCCAGGCCGGTGTCCGAGGTGGGTCGGGTGCTGTCGGCGGTCGCCGACGGCGATTTGGACCAGCGGATGGAGTTGCGGACGCAGACGGCCGACGGGGCCGGGCATCCGCTGCGCGGGGAGTTCCTCAAGGTCGGGCGTACGGTCAACAACCTGGTCGACCAGCTGTCCGCGTTCACCGACGAGGTGACGCGTGTGGCGCTGGAGGTGGGCACCGAGGGCAAGCTCGGTGGTCAGGCCCAGGTGCGCGGGATGTCCGGGTCCTGGAAGGACCTGACCGATTCCGTCAACACGATGGCGTACCGGCTCACCGCCCAGGTGCGTGACATTGCTCTCGTCACGACGGCGGTCGCGAAGGGCGACCTGTCGCGCAAGGTCACGGTGCACGTGGCCGGCGAGATGCTCCAGCTGAAGAACACCGTGAACACGATGGTGGACCAGCTGTCGTCGTTCTCCTCCGAGGTGACCCGCGTCGCCCGGGAGGTGGGTACGGAAGGCGAGCTCGGTGGCCAGGCGAAGGTGCCCGGGGTCGCGGGCGTGTGGAAGGACCTGACCGACTCCGTCAACACGATGGCGGGGAACCTGACCGCCCAGGTGCGGGGAATCGCCCAGGTGACGACGGCCGTCGCGAACGGCGACCTGTCGCAGAAGGTGCGGGTCAGCGCGCGCGGCGAGGTGGCGCAGCTGGCCGAAACGATCAACCAGATGACCGAGACGCTGCGGACCTTCGCCGACGAGGTCACGCGCGTGGCCAGCGAGGTCGGGGCCAAGGGAACGCTCGGTGGTCAGGCGCAGGTGCCGGGGGCCGCGGGGACGTGGAAGGACCTCACCGACTCGGTGAACACGGTCTTCCGCAACCTCACCACGCAGGTGCGGGACATCGCGACGGTGACGACGGCGGTCGCCAACGGTGATCTGTCGCAGAAGGTCACGGTCGACGTGGCCGGCGAGATGCTGGAGTTGAAGAACACCGTCAACACGATGGTGGACCAGCTGCAGTCCTTCGGCGCGGAAGTGACGCGTGTGGCCCGTGAGGTCGGCGTGGAGGGCGAGCTGGGTGGTCAGGCGCAGGTGCCGGGGGCCGCGGGGACGTGGAAGGACCTCACCGACTCGGTGAACACCGCTTTCCGCAACCTCACCGGGCAGGTCCGCAACATCGCCCAGGTGACGACGGCGGTCGCGAACGGTGATCTGTCGCAGAAGGTCACCGTGGACGTCTCCGGCGAGATGCTCCAGTTGAAGAACACCGTGAACACGATGGTGGATCAGCTGTCCTCGTTCGCGGACCAGGTCACGCGGATGGCGCGGGACGTGGGCACGGAGGGCCGGCTCGGTGGTCAGGCGCGGGTCGAGGGGGTGTCCGGCACCTGGAAGGAACTCACCGACTCCGTCAACTTCATGGCCGGCAACCTCACGTCCCAGGTGCGGCAGATCGCCCAGGTGACCACGGCGGTGGCGCGCGGTGATCTGTCGCAGAAGATCGACGTGGACGCCCGGGGCGAGATCCTGGAGCTGAAGAACACCATCAACACGATGGTCGACCAGCTCTCGGCCTTCGCGGAGCAGGTGACCCGGGTGGCCCGGGACGTGGGCACGGAGGGCCGGCTCGGCGGTCAGGCGCAGGTGCCCGGCGTGGCCGGGGTGTGGCGCGACCTGACCGACTCGGTGAACGGCATGGCCGGGAACCTGACCTCGCAGGTGCGCAACATCGCGCAGGTCGCGACGGCGGTGGCGCGCGGTGATCTGTCGCAGAAGATCGACGTGGACGCCCGGGGCGAGATCCTGGAGCTGAAGAACACCCTCAACACGATGGTCGACCAGCTGTCCAACTTCGCGGAGCAGGTGACCCGCGTCGCCCGCGAGGTGGGCACGGAGGGCATCCTCGGCGGCCAGGCGGAGGTGAAGGGTGTCTCGGGCACCTGGAAGGACCTCACGCAGTCCGTCAACTTCATGGCGAACAACCTGACCTCGCAGGTGCGCAACATCGCCGAGGTGACCACGGCCGTCGCGATGGGTGACTTGTCGAAGAAGATCACGGTTGACGCCAAGGGCGAGATCCTGGAGCTCGTCACCACCGTGAACACGATGGTGGACCAGCTGTCCTCCTTCGCCGAGCAGGTGACGCGAGTGGCGCGCGAGGTGGGCACCGAGGGCATCCTCGGCGGCCAGGCCCGGGTGCGGGGCGTGACCGGCATCTGGAAGGACCTCAGCGACAACGTCAACACCATGGCCGGGAACCTGACGGCGCAGGTGCGCGGGATCGCGCAGGTCTCGGCGGCGGTCGCCAACGGCGATCTGACGAAGAAGGTCACGGTCGAGGCGCGCGGCGAGGTCGCGCAGCTCGCGGACACCGTGAACACGATGGTCAAGACGCTGTCCTCGTTCGCCGACGAGGTGACCCGGGTGGCCCGCGAGGTGGGCACCGAGGGACGGCTGGGCGGGCAGGCGCACGTGCCCGGTGTGTCGGGGACGTGGAAGGACCTCACCGACTCGGTGAACTTCATGGCGTCCAACCTCACCGGTCAGGTGCGGCAGATCGCCATGGTCACGACCGCCATCGCCAAGGGCGACATGACCAAGAAGATCGACATCGACGCCCGGGGCGAGATCCTGGAGCTCAAGACCACCATCAACACGATGGTCGACCAGCTGTCCTCCTTCGCCGACCAGGTGACCCGGGTGGCCCGTGAGGTGGGCACCGAGGGCATCCTCGGCGGCCAGGCGCGCGTGCGCGACGTGGACGGCACCTGGCGGGATCTGACCGAGTCCGTGAACGAGATGGCCGGGAACCTGACCCGGCAGGTGCGGGCCATCGCGGCCGTGGCGACCGCGGTGACCCGCGGGGACCTGAGCCTGAAGGTCGACGTGGACGCGGCCGGTGAGATCCAGGTCCTCCAGGACAACATCAACACGATGATCGTGAACCTGCGCGACACCACCTTGGCCAACAAGGAGCAGGACTGGCTCAAGGGCAACCTCGCCCGGATCTCCGCCCTGATGCAGGGACGCCGGGAGCTGGACGACGTGGCTTCGCTGATCATGAGCGAACTGACCCCCGTGGTCTCCGCGCAGCACGGCGCCTTCTTCCTGGCGCTGCCGGCCGGGGGGACCACCGAGATCGGGACGGAGGGCGGCGCGGACGGCTCGTACGAACTGCGGATGCGCGGCAGTTACGCGTACGCGGGCGGCCAGATGCCGATCTCGTTCCGGCCGGGGGAGGGGTTGATCGGGACGGTCGCGGAGGAGAAGCGGACGATCCTCGTCGAGAACACCCCGCCCGGCTATCTGAGGATCTCCTCGGGCCTGGGCGAGGCGCCGCCGGCGCACGTGATCGTGCTGCCGGTGCTGTTCGAGGGGAAGGTGCTCGGTGTGATCGAGCTGGCCTCCTTCACCCCGTTCACGCAGATCCAGAAGGACTTCCTGAGTCAGATCGCCGAGATGATCGGCACGAGCGTCAACACGATCAGCGTCAACTCCAAGACGGAGATGCTGCTCAAGCAGTCGCAGGAGATGACCGAGCAACTGCGAGAGCGCTCCGATGAGTTGGAGAACCGGCAGAAGGCGCTCCAGGCGGCGAACGCCGAGTTGGAGGAGAAGGCGGAGCTGCTGGCCCAGCAGAACCGCGACATCGAGGTGAAGAACACCGAGATCGAGGAGGCCCGGCAGGTCCTGGAGGAGCGCGCCGAGCAGCTCGCGGTGTCGATGCGGTACAAGTCCGAGTTCCTGGCGAACATGTCGCACGAGCTGCGGACCCCGCTCAACTCGCTGTTGATCCTGGCGAAGCTGCTGGCCGACAACGCGGACGAGAACCTGTCGCCGAAGCAGGTGGAGTTCGCGGAGACCATCCACGGCGCCGGTTCCGACCTGCTGCAGCTGATCAACGACATCCTCGACCTGTCGAAGGTCGAGGCCGGGAAGATGGACGTCTCGCCGACCCGGATCGCGCTGGTCCAGCTCGTGGACTACGTGGAGGCCACCTTCCGGCCGCTGACCGCGGAGAAGGGCCTGGACTTCTCGGTACGGGTGTCACCTGAGCTCCCGGCGACCCTGCACACCGACGAGCAGCGGCTGCTCCAGGTGCTGCGCAACCTGCTGTCCAACGCGGTGAAGTTCACCGACGGCGGGGCGGTGGAACTGGTGATCCGGCCCGCCGGCGCGGACGTGCCGACGGCGATCCGGGAGCAGTTGCTGGAGGCGGGTTCGCTGCGCGAGGCGGACGCGGACCTGATCGCGTTCTCGGTGACCGACACCGGGATCGGGATCGCGGCGAGCAAGATGCTGGTGATCTTCGAGGCGTTCAAGCAGGCGGACGGCACCACCAGCAGGAAGTACGGAGGCACGGGGCTCGGACTGTCCATCAGTCGGGAGATCGCCCGCCTGCTGGGCGGTGAGATCCACGCGGCCAGCGAGCCCGGTCGGGGCTCGACCTTCACGCTGTACCTGCCGCTGCACCCGAGCGAGCTGCCGCCGCAGGGGTACGCCCCGCCGGCGCCCGGTGGCGCGCGCGGGGAGTACCGCAGGCCGGTCGAGGAGGCACGGCCCGCACCGGCGCTGCCGGCGGCGCCCGCGCCCGCACCGCAGGCCCAGGACCGGTCGGCGCGGCCCGCGCTGCCGGCGGCCGAGGTGGGCGGGGGCGGTCAGCAGAGCGGCCCGGCCGCGCTGTTCCGGCGGCGCCGCAAGTCGCTGAGCGACCTGGAGCCGCGTACGGCGGTTCCCGGGCAGCCCCACGCCGAGGACGGCTGGGGCGGCGCCGAGGACGAACTCCCGGTGGTTCCGCGCAAGTACGACTTCCATGGCGAGAAGGTGCTCATCGTGGACGACGACGTGCGCAACGTCTTCGCGCTCACCAGCGTCCTGGAACAGCACGGGTTGTCGGTGCTGTACGCGGAGAACGGGCGGGAGGGCATCGAGGTCCTGGAGCAGCACGACGACGTCACGGTCGTTCTGATGGACATCATGATGCCGGAGATGGACGGGTACGCCACGACCTCGGCGATCCGGCGGATGCCGCAGTTCGCGGGTCTGCCGATCATCGCGCTGACGGCGAAGGCGATGCAGGGCGACCGGGAGAAGGCGATCGATTCCGGCGCTTCCGACTACGTCACCAAGCCGGTTGAACCCGACTACCTGCTGTCGGTGATGGAGCAGTGGATGCGTGGGAAGTGATCGTCGGGCGACAACCCTGATATCAATTGTTGACTCAGTGTGGCCGTAACGGTGTGGGAGGACGGGATGCGGGGAACCTTCTGCTCTCCCACACCGTTTCTGCTTCGTGCACAGTGACATCTTGGTGACAGGGTGTGGCGATCTCGGGACTGGGGCTACGATGACCGGCACAAGGACGGACGGCGCAAGGATGCCGTCCTCTGGGGCGGGGCCCGGCGTACAGGCCGGTGCCCGGAGCCGGGGAGGCCCCATGCCGGGGCGAGGAGGACAGGGCATGGTGCAGAAGGCCAAGATCCTCCTGGTCGACGACCGGCCGGAGAATCTGCTGGCGCTGGAGGCCATCCTCTCCGCGCTCGATCAGACACTGGTCCGGGCGTCGTCCGGGGAGGAAGCGCTCAAGGCGCTGTTGACGGACGATTTCGCGGTCATCCTGCTGGATGTGCAGATGCCGGGCATGGACGGTTTCGAGACGGCCGCGCACATCAAGCGGCGGGAACGGACCCGGGACATCCCGATCATCTTCCTCACCGCGATCAATCACGGTCCGCACCACACCTTCCGCGGTTACGCGGCGGGCGCGGTCGACTACATCTCGAAACCGTTCGACCCGTGGGTGCTGCGCGCCAAGGTGTCGGTCTTCGTGGAGCTGTACACGAAGAACTGCCAGCTGCGGGAGCAGGCGGCGCTGCTGCGACTCCAACTGGAGGGCGGCGGGACCAACGGCGACGGCAGCAAGGAGACGGCCGGACTGCTGGCCGAGCTCTCCGCGCGGCTCGCGGCGGTCGAGGAACAGGCCGAGGCGCTGACGAAGCAACTCGGTGAGGAATCCGCCGACGCGGCCGTGGTGGCGACCGCGGCGCATTTGGAACGCAAGCTGACCGGACTGCGCAGAGCGCTGGACGCGCTCGAACCGGGAACCGGCGGCGGAGCGGCGGTACTGCCCGCCCAGGGCTGACGGCGTCGGCCCCGCGGGCCCCGGTGCGGGCCCGCCTGGGTGTGCGTCAGGTCTGGCGGTGCGTCAAAGCACCGCCGACCGCGGCGACACGAACGGGTGAAGGGGTGGGCACGCGCGTCCACCGGCGTGCGCACCGGTAACCTCGCCCCCATGGCCTCAAGT
This region of Streptomyces sp. NBC_00513 genomic DNA includes:
- a CDS encoding HAMP domain-containing protein; this translates as MESGAAVRRTGTRPKGGRSRRSGTTEVDTAALNRLLTALVSMRDGNFRKRLTVSGEGVMAEIAAVYNEVADRNLHLTGELSRVRRMVGREGKLGERLETGACEGSWASAIDASNQLVDDLARPVSEVGRVLSAVADGDLDQRMELRTQTADGAGHPLRGEFLKVGRTVNNLVDQLSAFTDEVTRVALEVGTEGKLGGQAQVRGMSGSWKDLTDSVNTMAYRLTAQVRDIALVTTAVAKGDLSRKVTVHVAGEMLQLKNTVNTMVDQLSSFSSEVTRVAREVGTEGELGGQAKVPGVAGVWKDLTDSVNTMAGNLTAQVRGIAQVTTAVANGDLSQKVRVSARGEVAQLAETINQMTETLRTFADEVTRVASEVGAKGTLGGQAQVPGAAGTWKDLTDSVNTVFRNLTTQVRDIATVTTAVANGDLSQKVTVDVAGEMLELKNTVNTMVDQLQSFGAEVTRVAREVGVEGELGGQAQVPGAAGTWKDLTDSVNTAFRNLTGQVRNIAQVTTAVANGDLSQKVTVDVSGEMLQLKNTVNTMVDQLSSFADQVTRMARDVGTEGRLGGQARVEGVSGTWKELTDSVNFMAGNLTSQVRQIAQVTTAVARGDLSQKIDVDARGEILELKNTINTMVDQLSAFAEQVTRVARDVGTEGRLGGQAQVPGVAGVWRDLTDSVNGMAGNLTSQVRNIAQVATAVARGDLSQKIDVDARGEILELKNTLNTMVDQLSNFAEQVTRVAREVGTEGILGGQAEVKGVSGTWKDLTQSVNFMANNLTSQVRNIAEVTTAVAMGDLSKKITVDAKGEILELVTTVNTMVDQLSSFAEQVTRVAREVGTEGILGGQARVRGVTGIWKDLSDNVNTMAGNLTAQVRGIAQVSAAVANGDLTKKVTVEARGEVAQLADTVNTMVKTLSSFADEVTRVAREVGTEGRLGGQAHVPGVSGTWKDLTDSVNFMASNLTGQVRQIAMVTTAIAKGDMTKKIDIDARGEILELKTTINTMVDQLSSFADQVTRVAREVGTEGILGGQARVRDVDGTWRDLTESVNEMAGNLTRQVRAIAAVATAVTRGDLSLKVDVDAAGEIQVLQDNINTMIVNLRDTTLANKEQDWLKGNLARISALMQGRRELDDVASLIMSELTPVVSAQHGAFFLALPAGGTTEIGTEGGADGSYELRMRGSYAYAGGQMPISFRPGEGLIGTVAEEKRTILVENTPPGYLRISSGLGEAPPAHVIVLPVLFEGKVLGVIELASFTPFTQIQKDFLSQIAEMIGTSVNTISVNSKTEMLLKQSQEMTEQLRERSDELENRQKALQAANAELEEKAELLAQQNRDIEVKNTEIEEARQVLEERAEQLAVSMRYKSEFLANMSHELRTPLNSLLILAKLLADNADENLSPKQVEFAETIHGAGSDLLQLINDILDLSKVEAGKMDVSPTRIALVQLVDYVEATFRPLTAEKGLDFSVRVSPELPATLHTDEQRLLQVLRNLLSNAVKFTDGGAVELVIRPAGADVPTAIREQLLEAGSLREADADLIAFSVTDTGIGIAASKMLVIFEAFKQADGTTSRKYGGTGLGLSISREIARLLGGEIHAASEPGRGSTFTLYLPLHPSELPPQGYAPPAPGGARGEYRRPVEEARPAPALPAAPAPAPQAQDRSARPALPAAEVGGGGQQSGPAALFRRRRKSLSDLEPRTAVPGQPHAEDGWGGAEDELPVVPRKYDFHGEKVLIVDDDVRNVFALTSVLEQHGLSVLYAENGREGIEVLEQHDDVTVVLMDIMMPEMDGYATTSAIRRMPQFAGLPIIALTAKAMQGDREKAIDSGASDYVTKPVEPDYLLSVMEQWMRGK
- a CDS encoding two-component system response regulator, encoding MVQKAKILLVDDRPENLLALEAILSALDQTLVRASSGEEALKALLTDDFAVILLDVQMPGMDGFETAAHIKRRERTRDIPIIFLTAINHGPHHTFRGYAAGAVDYISKPFDPWVLRAKVSVFVELYTKNCQLREQAALLRLQLEGGGTNGDGSKETAGLLAELSARLAAVEEQAEALTKQLGEESADAAVVATAAHLERKLTGLRRALDALEPGTGGGAAVLPAQG